Genomic segment of Leuconostoc mesenteroides subsp. mesenteroides:
CATGCAACGAGATCCGTACGTATTGGAGCAAACTTATGTGCTACTCACAGATGATTATCTTGAAAGCACACTACTATCTAGTCAAATTAATGAATGGCCTGCATTACGAGTGATTTACTTTGCTCATGAAGTAGCTTCTGATTTTCAAAAAATTCTTGATGAGCGGCGCGCTTTTCATATCGAAGAACATACACCAGTAAATGTTGAAAAAAGAATAGTTACTGATATGGATACTAGCCAACATGGTTGTTCGACACGCTTTAGCGCCGAACAATTTGTTCCTCGTGTGCCTGAAGGGATCCATTTACAACGGCAAGGAGATTTTTCAACACAATTTGAAGGTGAATTCGGAGATGATTGGCAACAATTAGGGACATTAAAGGCTGGTACAAGCGATTTTCAAAGTGGTCGAGCAAACGAGGTATGGTTGGAATATAATCATACAGAGACAGCCGAGCCAGCCTTGTTGTTTGTGTTTTACCAAAATGGTGAAGTATTGACTCAACAGTTGATAGCCGGTCAATCACTACGCCAATTGACAACTGTAGTTCCCCCTGAAGATTACGAAAATTATGAAATTTTGGTTTTGGGTAAAGGCCAAGGAACTCTTGATTTTTACACGATTCACCAAAGAGTCTCTCGGCATGGGCTAGGGCATTTGCTACCAGGTGGAACATGGCAACTTACTAAAGAAAATGAAGAAGTGTTAAGTTATTTTAATCCTGGGGATCGTCAAAGGCCACTGATTGTCAGCTTTGCGGATACGAGGCTTCATGTCGATGGGTTTGAAATGCAAGAAGCCTTAAATCGTTTAGGAACACCCTATTTATTGTTTACAGATGCGCGTATACAGGGTGGCGCGTTTGATATTGGAACAGCAGAATATGAAGCGACCATCATTAAAATAATTAAGCAAAAAATGAAAATATTGGGACTGCGTGCCAATGACCTTATTTTGATGGGTGCCTCCATGGGGAGTTACCCTGCTTTGTACTATGCTGCTGATCTTAATCCTGCTGCCATTGTCATTGCAAAGCCGATTGTTAATTTGGGCACGTTCACTGCTGGATCAACTACTGTACGTAGTTTTGACTATGGTTGGCGGTTAGATGTACGACGTTATTTAAGTGGTTATGCGAGGCCTGATGATAATGTAGCTATGAATGAAAAATTATGGAAACATATTGAGAATACGAACTGGACAAATATCAAAGTAGCATTATTTTCCATGTCTGAAGATGAATATGATGGTCAAAGCTTAGGTCAATTATTAGATTTTTTTGCTATGCATAATGCCCCACTAAAGCATAAAAGTGAAGAAGGGCAACATGCGGAGAAACTTGATGAAATGGTTGATTTCATGATGACTAACTTAAATTTATTACGAAACACTTTACGAGCGGAGAGTGAATAATGCAGTATCAAATTTATTGGACACCTAATACCGAACTACTTGAGCTTCAAGGGGCAACAGTTGACTTTAGGTCGTTGAATGAAGTGTACTATGAAAATTATTTTTTGCCGAGTGGAGAAGTTGTTGCGCGATGGCATTCTGTCTATAACGCAATGAACGGACAACCAGTAGCAAAGGCAGACTTGCCTCAGTTGTCAAACGATGAGACATATGTAATAGAACGTCATATTGATGTGAGTGATCGGATGTTTGCTTATTTGGTGGTAACTTTCTTTGATCAGCAATACCAGCCAATTGCTACTTTTAGTGAAAATACTGAAAAACTGTTAATCAATACACCAAGTGAGTATGCTTTTTATGTGATTGATTTAGTTTCTGCAGGAAGCGGACATTTTACATTTCATAATTTCGATATCCGCGTAAAAAAGGCTGGTATTTTGCGAGAAACGGACCAAGAAATAGCACCACAATTATATACTTATTTACACCAACCAAAGAAAGTGACGAGTAAAGTATTACGGGTTATTTTTTCAGAGCCAGAAAAAGCAGCGACTGACTATGTTACGCAAAAAATAAAAACAACGCAGCAAGCTGTATTATTCGTTGCAAGCGGCGCACTGAAGGCAGGTTATTATCGCCAGTTAGCGTTGATATCAGCTATTAAAAATGCACGAAAACAGACTAAGGCGCACAACATTGAGTTTGTTGGTTATGGACCAATATCTAGTTACGCTGCCCTCTATTATCAGCAACAAATTAAAAAGAGTGTGGCGATTATTAGCGAAGATATTTTATTGTCTCCTGAAAAGTCGGAATGGGCAATTGAACGTAGCGTTGATGGTGTTAACTATCTTACTAGTTCGATATTGCCTAACACGCAACTTGATCTGATCATTCCACATCCAAAGTATGAGCGATTAGAGACACTGACATATGAGACGCCAACGCCTGAAGAATACGAGCAGCAATTGCTATATGAAGCTGAACACCCGAAACCTAGCGCATTCGCTAAGTTTTTTGGTCAAAAAAGCAAATGATAAGTTAGCCAGAACCAACAGAAAAAGAGTCAAACAGGTAAATGTTTAGCTCTTTTTCTGTTGGTTTTTTAAGGTAACGGTAGCAATACTCGTTAATTGATTATTAATATTCTCGGTAATTTTAACATGCCATACTTGGAGTGAATGGCCAATATTTACTGGGATTGCAGTAGCAATCAAAATCCCCTTGTTTACTGGTTTTAAATGATGTGTTTGAATATCGACACCAACAGGAAAGTAATCATCAGATAAAGCTTCTTTTGCACCTAATGAGGCTGCTGTTTCAGCTAATAAGGCGTTAATACCACCATGAACAATGCCATAAGGTTGCATAATTTTATCAGTGACAGCTAACTCAACAACAGTTTTATCAGCAGACAATATTGTGGTTTTTAATTCTAAAAGTTCTATAATATTCATAATAACTAATTTCCTTTCTGAATGGAGTATAACAAATGACAACTTGGAGTGCTATTAAGAAATACGACGAGATTATTTTTGAAAAAAATAATGATGGCAAAAATCCTGGAAAAATTGCTAAAATTACGATGAATGACGTCGCAACACATAATGCTTTTACACCAGGAATGGTATCTGAAATGATAGATGCTTTTACAATTGCACGTGATGATGCGCACATTGGTGTGATTATTTTAACTGGTGCTGGAGATAAAGCTTTTTCTTCAGGTGGAAACCAAAAAGTACGTGGTAATGGTGGGTATGTTGGATCTGATGGTATTCCTCGTTTAAATGTTTTGGACTTGCAACGACTAATGCGTATTATTCCTAAGCCAATCATTGCTATGGTCAAGGGCTGGTCTATCGGTGGTGGGAATGTATTGCAATTGGTTGCTGATTTAACTATTGCTGCAGACAACGCTAAGTTTGGCCAAACAGGACCAATGGTAGGTTCATTTGATGCTGGATATGGTTCAGGCTACTTAGCTAGAGTAATAGGGCATAAGCGTGCCAAGGAGGTATGGTTCTTGAATCATTTCTATACTGCTGAGGAAGCTTATCAAATGAACTGGATTAATAAAGTGGTGCCAACAAATGAAGTAGAAGACGCTACAATTGAATGGGCTGATGAACTATTAACTAAATCACCAACTGCCTTACGATTCATTAAAGCGGCTATGAATGCCGATACAGATGGACTTGCAGGCTTACAGCAATTTGCAGGGGATGCAACCATGCTGTACTATACATCAGATGAGGCTAAAGAAGGTCGTGACTCTTTCAAAGAAAAGCGCAATCCTGACTTTGATCAATTCCCAAAGTTCCCATAAACAACGGAGGTTTAACACATATGGCCTTAAAAATTGCGGTTGCACAAATTGATATAGTATTGGGGAAACCAGCTATTAATGAGCAAACAGTAATCGAGTATGCTCAGCAGGCTGCAACAGTAGGGGCTGATATTTTAGTTTATCCTGAAATGTGGAACACAGGTTATGACCTACTTAATTTGGAGGCCACAGCTGATTCCCAAGGACAAAGAAGCATTAAGTTGTTGCGTACTCTTGCTAAAAAATATCGTCTCAACATTGTTGGTGGCTCTGTGGCAACTGCCCAAGCAGAGAACAATTTTTACAACACGATGTTTGTTTTTAATGATAAAGGCGAACAAGTAAGTGAATATAAAAAGCTCCATTTATTTGGATTAATGAATGAAGAAAAATTCATGTCAGCGGGAAACAAAACAAATTGTTTTAATTTGGCAAATGTATCGTCTGTTGGTGCCATTTGCTATGATATTCGCTTTCCAGAGTGGTTACGAACCATGATGAGTGAAGGACCACAAGAAATTTTGTATATTGTTGCTGAATGGCCGATTCAACGAATAAAACAATGGCAACTTTTGCTGCAAGCACGAGCCATTGAAAATCAAACATTTGTAGTCGCTGCAAATCGTGTTGGTCGAGATAACGACAATAGATTTGGTGGTCGTTCATTAATTATTGATCCACTAGGAAATATTATCGAACAAGCAAGTGATGACAAAGCGGAATTATTAGTAGCGGAAATTAATATTAATGATGAAAAAGCTATTCGAGGAGAAATCCCAGTGTTTAACGATCGTCGTCCAGAACTCTACAGATAAGGTGAATAATATGCATTTTGAAGAATCCGACTTACTTAAAACACTACCGAAACAATTTTTTGCAACACTTGTGGCTAAAGTTAACGCGAAAATCGCTGCCGGAAAAGATGTGATTAATTTGGGTCAAGGAAATCCTGATCAGCCTACGCCTAGTTATATTGTTAAATCTTTACAAGCGGCTGCAGAAAATCCGGCCGATCATAAATATTCGTTATTTCGCGGTGAAGAACGCTTTAAGAAAGCCATTGCAGAATTTTATGCTGATGAGTACGGTGTTTCAATCGACCCAGAAACAGAAGTAGCTATATTAGCCGGATCGAAAATTGGTTTGGTTGAGCTGCCATGGGCATTAATGAATCCTGGGGAGACACTATTATTACCAGATCCAGGGTATCCGGATTATTTATCTGCTACAGCATTGGGACGCGTAAATTATGAATCAGTACCTTTAAAACAAGAAAATAATTTTTTGGTTGATTATGAAGCAATTCCAAGCTCAGTAGCTAAAGCAGCCAAATTTTTATACCTCAATTATCCTAATAATCCAACTGGTGCAATTGCTACTTCAGAATTCTATCAGCAGACTGTTCGTTTTGCAGAAGAAAACCAGGTTGGCATTGTATCTGATTTTGCCTATGGTGCAATTGGCTATGATAATCATAAGCCATTATCGTTTCTACAAACTGAAAACTCAAAAAAGGTTGGCATTGAAACGTATACTTTCTCAAAGACGTTCAATATGGCGGGATGGCGAGTAGGATTTGCGGTTGGAAACGCAGAAATGATTGAAGCAATTAATCTAATTCAAGATCATTTATTCGTTTCATTGTTCCCAGCAGTTCAAGATGCAGCGATTGAGGCTTTAACAAATAAAGTAGCGCGTGAAAAAGCAGTTGCAGATCTGACCAATCTTTATCAACGTCGTCGTGATGTCTTTATTAATGCGGTTCGAGAATTTGGTTGGGAACCTTATGTACCGCAGGGAGCCTTTTATGTATTGATGCCTGTACCTAAAGGGTACACATCGAGTGAGTTTGCAGATTTACTATTAGAAGAGGCTAATGTTGCCGTAGCTGATGCATCAGGATTTGGTAAAGAAGGACAAGGTTATATACGTGTCGGACTAACAATTGGTGAAGAACGGTTAGCTGAAGCTGCGAAGCGAATTAGTAAGCTAGCAATATTTTCAAAGTAAGCTATATACGGCTTACTTTTTATTTTCATAAAAACGAATGTCATGAAACTTTTTTCTAAAAAAACTACTAAAACACGATTGATTATTTATGAAAAAAGAAAAAAATAAGTAAAAAAAGCAAGTAAAAAAGAAGTAAAGAAAGTAGTTGACTGAAAGGGATAAAGTTGGTATATTAATATATGTTCCGACGGAGCGAAGCAACGAAAAGGTTGAGGCGTAGGGAAGGAACGAGCGCGAAAAGAGAGAGGAAGCAACGAAAAGAAGTAGTTGACAAATCGAAAAGAGCGTGATAAGATAATATAGTTGTCTCAGCGACAACAAGTAGCACATTGAAAACTGAACAAAACTTTGAACAAACGAATCTGTAGCTGTTACGTAAAGTAACAAAAACAAATTTGCGAAGTCAATTCGTAACAAACAATAAACGGATTACGTTATAGAGATATAGCGAAAAATAGTCAGTTTAATCGAAGAGCAATCTTCAAATTTTCAAATTGAGAGTTTGATCCTGGCTCAGGATGAACGCTGGCGGCGTGCCTAATACATGCAAGTCGAACGCACAGCGAAAGGTGCTTGCACCTTTCAAGTGAGTGGCGAACGGGTGAGTAACACGTGGACAACCTGCCTCAAGGCTGGGGATAACATTTGGAAACAGATGCTAATACCGAATAAAACTTAGTGTCGCATGATACAAAGTTAAAAGGCGCTTCGGCGTCACCTAGAGATGGATCCGCGGTGCATTAGTTAGTTGGTGGGGTAAAGGCCTACCAAGACGATGATGCATAGCCGAGTTGAGAGACTGATCGGCCACATTGGGACTGAGACACGGCCCAAACTCCTACGGGAGGCTGCAGTAGGGAATCTTCCACAATGGGCGAAAGCCTGATGGAGCAACGCCGCGTGTGTGATGAAGGCTTTCGGGTCGTAAAGCACTGTTGTATGGGAAGA
This window contains:
- a CDS encoding aminotransferase class I/II-fold pyridoxal phosphate-dependent enzyme; the protein is MHFEESDLLKTLPKQFFATLVAKVNAKIAAGKDVINLGQGNPDQPTPSYIVKSLQAAAENPADHKYSLFRGEERFKKAIAEFYADEYGVSIDPETEVAILAGSKIGLVELPWALMNPGETLLLPDPGYPDYLSATALGRVNYESVPLKQENNFLVDYEAIPSSVAKAAKFLYLNYPNNPTGAIATSEFYQQTVRFAEENQVGIVSDFAYGAIGYDNHKPLSFLQTENSKKVGIETYTFSKTFNMAGWRVGFAVGNAEMIEAINLIQDHLFVSLFPAVQDAAIEALTNKVAREKAVADLTNLYQRRRDVFINAVREFGWEPYVPQGAFYVLMPVPKGYTSSEFADLLLEEANVAVADASGFGKEGQGYIRVGLTIGEERLAEAAKRISKLAIFSK
- a CDS encoding carbon-nitrogen family hydrolase, whose amino-acid sequence is MALKIAVAQIDIVLGKPAINEQTVIEYAQQAATVGADILVYPEMWNTGYDLLNLEATADSQGQRSIKLLRTLAKKYRLNIVGGSVATAQAENNFYNTMFVFNDKGEQVSEYKKLHLFGLMNEEKFMSAGNKTNCFNLANVSSVGAICYDIRFPEWLRTMMSEGPQEILYIVAEWPIQRIKQWQLLLQARAIENQTFVVAANRVGRDNDNRFGGRSLIIDPLGNIIEQASDDKAELLVAEININDEKAIRGEIPVFNDRRPELYR
- the asp3 gene encoding accessory Sec system protein Asp3; the protein is MQYQIYWTPNTELLELQGATVDFRSLNEVYYENYFLPSGEVVARWHSVYNAMNGQPVAKADLPQLSNDETYVIERHIDVSDRMFAYLVVTFFDQQYQPIATFSENTEKLLINTPSEYAFYVIDLVSAGSGHFTFHNFDIRVKKAGILRETDQEIAPQLYTYLHQPKKVTSKVLRVIFSEPEKAATDYVTQKIKTTQQAVLFVASGALKAGYYRQLALISAIKNARKQTKAHNIEFVGYGPISSYAALYYQQQIKKSVAIISEDILLSPEKSEWAIERSVDGVNYLTSSILPNTQLDLIIPHPKYERLETLTYETPTPEEYEQQLLYEAEHPKPSAFAKFFGQKSK
- the menB gene encoding 1,4-dihydroxy-2-naphthoyl-CoA synthase is translated as MTTWSAIKKYDEIIFEKNNDGKNPGKIAKITMNDVATHNAFTPGMVSEMIDAFTIARDDAHIGVIILTGAGDKAFSSGGNQKVRGNGGYVGSDGIPRLNVLDLQRLMRIIPKPIIAMVKGWSIGGGNVLQLVADLTIAADNAKFGQTGPMVGSFDAGYGSGYLARVIGHKRAKEVWFLNHFYTAEEAYQMNWINKVVPTNEVEDATIEWADELLTKSPTALRFIKAAMNADTDGLAGLQQFAGDATMLYYTSDEAKEGRDSFKEKRNPDFDQFPKFP
- the asp2 gene encoding accessory Sec system protein Asp2 — protein: MTISILQIGAENWAPYITDKLDWYHTSVLDLPTFLAMQRDPYVLEQTYVLLTDDYLESTLLSSQINEWPALRVIYFAHEVASDFQKILDERRAFHIEEHTPVNVEKRIVTDMDTSQHGCSTRFSAEQFVPRVPEGIHLQRQGDFSTQFEGEFGDDWQQLGTLKAGTSDFQSGRANEVWLEYNHTETAEPALLFVFYQNGEVLTQQLIAGQSLRQLTTVVPPEDYENYEILVLGKGQGTLDFYTIHQRVSRHGLGHLLPGGTWQLTKENEEVLSYFNPGDRQRPLIVSFADTRLHVDGFEMQEALNRLGTPYLLFTDARIQGGAFDIGTAEYEATIIKIIKQKMKILGLRANDLILMGASMGSYPALYYAADLNPAAIVIAKPIVNLGTFTAGSTTVRSFDYGWRLDVRRYLSGYARPDDNVAMNEKLWKHIENTNWTNIKVALFSMSEDEYDGQSLGQLLDFFAMHNAPLKHKSEEGQHAEKLDEMVDFMMTNLNLLRNTLRAESE
- a CDS encoding hotdog fold thioesterase — translated: MNIIELLELKTTILSADKTVVELAVTDKIMQPYGIVHGGINALLAETAASLGAKEALSDDYFPVGVDIQTHHLKPVNKGILIATAIPVNIGHSLQVWHVKITENINNQLTSIATVTLKNQQKKS